A window of the Butyricimonas virosa genome harbors these coding sequences:
- the nuoK gene encoding NADH-quinone oxidoreductase subunit NuoK — MEYYLVISTIMLFAGIYGFITRRNLLAVLISIELILNSVDINFAVFNRYLFPEQLEGFFFTLFAIGVSACETAVAIAIIINIYRNIRNIQVKNLNELKEENKAIEN, encoded by the coding sequence ATGGAATATTACTTGGTGATCAGCACGATCATGCTTTTCGCGGGAATCTACGGTTTCATTACCCGGAGAAACCTGCTTGCCGTGTTGATCTCTATCGAGTTGATCCTAAACTCAGTGGATATCAACTTTGCCGTGTTCAACCGTTATCTCTTCCCCGAACAACTGGAAGGCTTTTTCTTCACCCTGTTCGCCATCGGGGTTTCCGCTTGCGAAACAGCCGTCGCCATAGCCATCATCATTAATATATACCGGAACATCCGCAATATACAGGTGAAAAACTTGAACGAGCTGAAAGAAGAAAACAAAGCAATTGAAAATTGA